A DNA window from bacterium contains the following coding sequences:
- a CDS encoding DUF4391 domain-containing protein yields the protein MNELRRERLAVCHELEGRIADYRVAIKKEERFNRQVELHRKMKELEKQLQKLAAGL from the coding sequence ATGAATGAGCTGCGGCGCGAGCGGCTGGCTGTCTGCCACGAACTGGAGGGCAGGATCGCTGATTACAGGGTTGCCATCAAGAAGGAAGAGCGGTTCAATCGGCAGGTGGAACTACACAGGAAGATGAAGGAACTGGAGAAACAATTGCAGAAGTTGGCTGCCGGGCTTTAG